The uncultured Paludibaculum sp. sequence ACCACGCCGCGTCATCATTGCATCACCTCGGTGTAGCCCTGGTTGAGTTCGGTGCGCGGACGGGGCAGGAGAGGAGGTAAGTCCTTGCCGCCAGGCTTGCGCTGGATCTCAATCTCGGAAACCAGCAGCGCCGGAGAGACGGCGGAGACGGGCACATTGCCGGATTCGGCTCCGCAATAGCCGTTAAAGACCTCGCTGCGATTCGATGTGGCCACGATCTTTGCGAAGCTCGCCAGAGGAGTGCCAACAATGTCCACCCCGCGCACCAACTCGTCTGGGCGCCCATCGGCGTACACCCGGTACACCACCAGAGGAATCACGGTGAACGCCTGCAGCCCGGCTCGGCGAGTGGTGGTGTAGCCACCGGTCACCTGTTCGAAGTACAAGCCATAGGGCTTGTTCTGCCGCACCACCTCCGCGATGAGCATCTTCCGCAACTCGGCGTCGGAAACCTGCTTTGTCGATTCGACGAAGAGGTTGGACTGCCTGGACACCACTTCCAGACCGGGCTGCCTGCGACCGTGGCCATTGGACTTCAGGAAGCCTGGGATTGGGGTCCTGGACATCAGAAAGGTCTTCAGGATCCCCTTCTCCACCACTTGCACGGGTTGGGCCGGAGTCCCTTCATCATCAAAGGCGTACCAGCCATTCAGATCGGTCTTGTCGATGGAGTGCTGCGTGGCGTCAAACCGGACGGACAGAAACTCCGGCAGCACCGGCTTACCCACGGAGCTGGAAAACGTCTGCCCCTCGGTCTCGTCGCGCTGGCGGTGGCCCTCGACGCGGTGACCGAAGATCTCGTGAAAGAAGACGCCGGACGCCCGGCCGGAAAGGATGGCGGGGCCTACATAAGGGTCGGCCGACCCGGCTCGCAGCAGCTTCACAAGATCGTCCGACATCTTCCGAACCGAAGCCAGCAGAACATCGTCCTTCGGCAGATGGGCCGGTTCGTCGGCCTCAAAACTGTCGGTAGTGATGAGGTCTGTGCCATCGTAGGCCTTGGCGCGGGCGGTGATGAAAATGCGATAGAAGTTCCGGCCGTGCTGGATGCGGCTGCCTTCGGTCGAAACGAAGGTGCGTATCTCGCGGCGGGTCGACAGATTCACCTCTGACCGCAGCACGCCCCCGTACTGGGCGAACTCGGCGGAAATCTTCCTCAGCCGCGGCGTCCATTCGTCCACGGAGAACTTGTAGCTTGCCACTGGCTGCACCGCCGTGACGGCCTCCTCCGCGGAAAAATCCGGTGCGACCTTCTCCTGGCCGGATTTCACCTGGGAGGAACTGCGGACCCGCAGATACCGCTCGGCCGCGGCGCGCCACGCGCGATCGGTCTCCCGCCACGCCGTCCTGGCAATCGCGTCGGGCTTGTCGTCTATGGGAATGGGAGAAGCCGCGGCAAAACGCGGTCGATCCCCCTCCAGCAAGTGATAGTTGTCCAACTGGGGGGAACCGACGCGTACGGAACAGTCGAGATACCTCCGGTGAGAACTCCCTTTCGATTGCACGGCACCAAGAGAGGCACTCAATGTGCTGCTCTCGTCTTCAATGACGCTGTAAGAGATGAAGTAAGGGGCCGGATCCGCCTTCGCTTTCAATGCCTCGAAGTTCCTCTTCAGCTCCTTGGCTAGAGTATCCAGAAGGAGTGGATCGGCAGGCTGTTTTCCTGCCGGCTTGGCAACCGGCGGCGCAGCACCCGCAATAATCAGGCTAAGTGCCGCGGCGGCGAGCCGTAAGAGAAACCCCAGGGAACGCACGCTGTCAGGATATCACGCGGGTTTGCGAGACCCTCCCTGCCCGTGTTCACCGTTCATTCTTATCAGGTTAGGCGGCGGTGTTCCGTGGTGGTCTGTCCGGGAATCGCCCCTCGAAGGCGCATCCCACTCAACGCCAAACCGTATCGCCCGTGGACGCCGGTCTTTTCGAAGATGTGCTTCAGATGGATCTTCACTGTGCCGGGCCGGATCCCCAACTCGAGCGCGATCTCCTTATTCTTCAGGCCTTGTTCGACCAGGAGGAGCACCTGTTGTTCCCGCGAGGTCAGATCGTTGCGGGTCTCTTGGCTGGGCCGGATTACGTCGCGGAAGACGCAGTCTTCCATCCAAGTGGCACCCTTGGTGACAGCGTGAAAACAGGACAAAATCGTCGCCAGGTCGGCCGATTTGCGCAGCAGGCCGCGGGCGCCGGACTGGAGAAGGCGCAAAGCCTCGGCTTCACTCATGGAGTTACCCCACACAATGATGGCGATCCCAGGCGTCAGGAGCCGCAACTCGTCCAGTGCGGACAACACCGCCTGCTGCCCAAAACTCCTGTCCAGAACAATCGTCTCCACCGGTTGTTGGCGGGCCAGTTGCAGGCCAACTAATAGGTTGGGAACAGCCCAGCGGCAGACCAGATCGTCGGTGCCTGCGAGCAGCGCCCTGATGCCTTCGGCCATGGCAGGCTGGGTCTCACATAGTCCAATACAGCTTTTGTGGTTTCCGTGAATCATAGCAACAACTTGCGACCGGATCCCCGCTTCTGAAACGGGCCGGCGAGGTCCTGATCGCCTCGACATCGGGAAGGGCGGGATCAGTCCTCTACGGAGATAGTTGCGTGGAGCAGGCAACCCTCTCAAGTTTTCGAGTTGTATTACCGATAGGACCTATGTAGGGTCTGCCGCACAAGGAAACCGGATGTCCGCCTCTTCGACCAGTCATAACTTCGGCCAATGGAAAATCCTGGTCATCTGTCCCAACCTTAGACTTAGCGGCGAACTCACTCCATTGCTGGCGGAGCATCTCCCGTTCTCTCCGGTCCTAGAACTGAAGGAGTACCCCACTCGCACTCTGCTCAGCGATGCTATGCAGGAACACGGCATCAATCTCTGTTTCGTCGATGTCGAATCGAATCGCGACTGGGCGCTGGCCCTGCTCAGCGATCTGTCCATGATTGATGCCAAGGTGCCCATTGTGGCCCTGCACGCCGGCAACGACTCCGATTTCATCCTGCGGACGCTGCGTCAGGGCGCCACCGAGTTCCTGTTCCAGCCTCTCACGGGGGACCATTTCGTCTCTGCCATGGAACGTGTCGCGGCTCAGCACCGTGGCAAAGGCCAAGTGAATGCCAAGGTCTATTGCGTGATGCCCGCGAAGGGTGCTTGCGGTGCCTCCACCATCGCCTGCAATCTGGCTCACTACTACCGCAAACTCGGCACGAAGAAAGTCCTGCTGGCGGATCTCGATCCGCTAACGGGCACGATCTCCTTCCAACTCAAGCTGAAGCAGAACTACAGTTTCATGGAGGCCCTGACGCGGGGCGGCCAACTGGATGAGGACATCTGGAAGGGCATGGTCCAAACCTCCGGCGGCGTCGATGTGGCCCTGGCCCCGGATCAGCCGGTACATGGAATTGACGAGAACTTCAATGCCGCGGCCATCATCGAGTTCGCACGCTCGATCTACGAGGTTGTGATTCTCGACTGCAATGGCGCCTATGGGCAGTGGAACCTCACACTCGCCCGCCTTTGCGACGAGTTGTTGCTGGTCACGACGAACGAACTGCCGGCGTTGCAGGCGACGCAGCGCTCGCTCGCCTATCTCGATCGGAATCGGGTGGATCGCTCGAAGGTGCGGATACTCGTGAATCGCTATCACAAGGACATCGGCCTCAGCCGCGATGTCATTGAGGCGGCACTCCACTGCGACGTATACCACCTGATCCCCAGCGACTATGAGGACGTCCAAAAAGCCCTGGTGGAAGGCAAGCCCATCCCACCCAGCGCGGCAGTCGGACGCAGCCTGATGGCACTCGCGGAGAAACTCTCCGGCAAGGAAGTCACCAAGGCCCCGACCAAGACCTCCTCTTTGTCCAGTTTGTTCAGCTTCCTCCGCAAGTAACGGTGAGCTGGTGGTGCCCGGGCCTGGCGCTCGAGCCGCGCCAGTCCGCTACAATCGACGAAGCTTGCTGGATTTGGACTCACCTCAGGCCAAGGATTGGATTGCCGCCAGACTGGCGCTCGACCCGGCTTGTCTCCAGATGGAGTCGTTGGGCGGCGGCGTCTCCAACCACGTTGTCCTCGTCAACGGGCCCTCCATCCGCTGGGTCTTCAAGCAGGCACTTGGACAACTCCGCGTGGAGCAGGAGTGGTTGTGCCGACAGGACCGCATCTTCCGGGAATGTCAGGTGATGCGCGATCTCGCCGGCTGCCTGCCACCGGGGAGCGTGCCCGGCATCCGGCTGGAAGACCGGGAGAACTACGTGTTCGCCATGGAGGCCGCGCCGGCAGACGCACAGCCGTGGAAGGCACAGCTCCTTCCGGGTGAGGTACGGCTGGAGCACGCAGTCCGAGCGGGACGTCTGCTCGGCGCGTGGATCGGCGAAAGCGCCAAGCACCCGGAGTGGCGATCTGATTATGGCGATCAGACCGTGTTTGGGGAATTGCGAGTGGACCCGTATTACCGCACTACAGCAGCAAGGCACCCGGAGCTGGCCGCTCATTTCGCGGCTCTCATAGAGGAGTGCGGCCAACGCAGGGTTTCTCTCGTGCATGGCGACTTCAGCCCCAAGAATCTGCTCGTCACGGACGACGCGATGATGGCGATCGACTGGGAGGTGGTCCATTGGGGCGATCCTTCGTTCGACGCGGCGTTCCTTACCAACCATCTTCTTTTGAAGGCCTTCCATCGCCCCGCGCAATGGCGCGACTATTCGGCCGCCGCCGCCGCATTCTGGAAGACGCTGCTCGCGACCATGCCTCCCGGCTACGATTGGTTCGAACCGGCCGCCATGCGTCATCTTGGGTGCCTGTTACTGGCCCGGATCGACGGCAAATCCCCGGCTGAATACCTGACGACGACGACCGTCAAAGAGAATGTCCGCACCGCCGCAGCGCGGTTGATTCTCACGCCACCCGCCACCGGAACTGATTCATTTGAGCGAGTGTTTTCATGAGTTTAACTATTGCCGGCCTGCGCGCACTACAGATTCTGGACTCGCGCGGCGTCCCCACTCTGGAAGTTGAAGTCCGGCTTAGCAACGGAGTCTCGGCCACCGCCCAGGTCCCATCGGGCGCCTCCACCGGCCGTTACGAGGCGGTGGAACTGCGCGACGGCGACCCGGATCGCTATGCGGGTAAAGGAGTTACGCAGGCCTGCCGGAACGTCGAAAACGAGATCGCGGCCGCCGTCACTGGCCTGGACGCGGGCGACCAGGCTTCGGTGGACCGCCGCATGATCGAGTTGGACGGTACGCCATCCAAGAGCCGACTGGGCGCCAACGCCATTCTGGGTGTAAGTTGCGCGGTCGCCCGCGCCGCCAGCCAGTGCAAAGGTGAGCCGCTGTGGCAAACCCTTTCCTGTCAATTCGGGACCAAACCAACGCTGCCGCTGCCAATGGTCAACATCCTCTCCGGTGGGCTACACGCGGGCCGGCAGGTGGAGTTTCAGGACTTCCTGGCCGTCGCCCATGGCCTGCCTACTTACTCCGAATCACTGCATGCAATCGTCTCGATCCATCGGGAAACGCGCAAGATCCTTGACGATCGCGGCTTTCTGCTCACCGGAGTCGCCGACGAAGGTGGCTGGGGGCCAGTCCTGCCATCAAACGAGGCGGCCCTGGCCATCCTCACGCAAGCCATTGAACGCGCGGGATTCCGTCCGGTCCAAGAGGTTTCCATCGCAATCGACGCGGCGTCCTCCCACTTCCACGATGGCGGCCGGTATGTGCTCCGTTCCGAGGGTCGAACACTGGAAGTCGATGAATTGATTGACTTGTACGCCACCTGGGCGGATCGCTACCCGATTCGTTCCCTGGAAGATGGGCTCGACCAGGACGACTGGGCCGGCTGGGTGCGCCTCACACAGCGGCTGGGTGGCCGTATGCAACTGATTGGAGACGACTTCTTCACCACCAACGCGGGTCGTCTGCAACAGGGAATCGCGCAAGGCGCCGCCAATGCCGTGCTGGTGAAGATGAACCAGATCGGCACGCTGACTGAGACGTTTGAGGTGCTTGCGCTGGCGGCACAAGCCGGATGGAGAGCCGTGGTCTCTGCCCGGAGCGGAGAGACCGAGGACAGCTTTCTCGCGGACCTTGCCTGCGCCTCGGGCGCCGGTCAGATCAAGGTTGGATCGGTCACCCGTTCGTCGAGATTGTCGAAGTACAACCGTCTACTCGCGCTGGAGCGTGACAGCCAGCTTACGTGGACCGCTTCTTCGCCGTGGTTTTGACGCGTTTTGCCGCCTTTTTCACGGTCTTTTTGCGCGGCTTCGGTTCTTTCTTGAGATTGATGGTTCCTCGGCAATCCGGCGCTCCGCAGGCACACGGTACCGCCGCCACATCGTGATCGAACCGGTAATCGATGGTCAATTCTTCACCAACCTGGATTTCCCGGGCTGACATGTAGAGAATGTGGCCTTGAACGATCCACGCGTAGCAATTGGGGGTGCAGCAGTGGTTGATGTACTGCGCGCCGCTGCCGCCGACGCTGCCGTCGATGGTCCAGTAACTGGTCAAGGTGAACAGATAGTTCAGCGGGGCATCGGCGCGGCGGTTCGTCTCTTTGCGATTGATCTTCTCGCCCGTGTACTCGATGATCTTGCGGCCCTTGGGAATCCGCTCCTGGGCGTAAATCCCCCATCGATGAATGGGCGATGGACAGACCTCCAGAGCGAAACAGGCCTTCTTCTGGTCAATCTGAGGAACGGGTTCCTTCTTGGAAGGGGCAGGAGGCATGGAAGGTGTAATCAGTTGTCGATTTTCTGAATGCCGGTCACATTGCCGGGTGTCATCTTGCGATATTCCTAGAAGCCATCCTTATGGTCGCGATCCTGCTTCGATTTGCGGCGCAGGATAATCAGCAGGACGCACACCACGGCAAGCACCGCGCTGATAATCCGAACTGTTTTCTCGTCCAAGGATGACCTCCGAACATCTGTCCGTATGGACAGTGTATTGTATACGATCAGCTCAGCCGAGGGGAATCGTCCACCACAAATGAAAAAACCCGCCCGCGCCGGCGCGAGAGCCGTGGCGCGGGCAGGCTTGAAGCGAACAGCTTACATGCCGGCTTTCTGTTTCAGAACGTCGATGAGTTCCTTCACAGCGGCCGCGCTCTTGTCGAGCTGAGCCTTTTCGGCCGCCTCGAGTTTCACCTCGTAGACCTTCTCGATGCCGTTCGAGCCCAATTTGCAGGGCACACCGACATACAGGCCGTTGTAGCCGTACTCGCCTTCGAGCATGGCGGCGCAGGGCAGAACCTTCTTCTTGTCCTTCAGGATGGATTCCGCCATCTCGACGGCCGCGGCCGACGGCGCATAATAGGCGCTACCGGTCTTCAGGTACTTCACGATCTCGGCGCCGCCGTCGCGGGTCCGCTGCACCAGCGCGTCGATACGGTCCTGCGGCAGCAGTTCGGTAATGGGGATGCCACCGACCGTGGTCAGGCGGACAATCGGCACCATCGTGTCGCCGTGGCCACCCAGCACCAGAGCCGTGATGTTTTCCACCGACACACCGAGTTCCATGGCGATGAAGGTGCGATAACGGGCCGTGTCCAGTACGCCGGCCATGCCGATGACGCGGTTGCGGCCGAACTTGGAGACCTGCTGGGCCACCCAGCACATCGCATCCAGCGGATTGGTGACCAGGATGAGGATGGCATTCGGCGAATACTTGACGGCCTGTTCCGTGGCGCTCTTGACGATTTCGTAGTTGGCCAATAGAAGGTCGTCGCGGCTCATGCCGGGCTTACGCGGGAAGCCGGCGGTGATGATGACGATGTCCGAGTCGGCCGTCGGCTCATAGCTATTGGCGCCGGTGACCATGACGTCATAGCCTTCGACCGGTCCTGATTCCAGGATGTCGAGGCCTTTGCCCTGGGGAACGCCTTCAACGACATCGACGAGAACGACATCGGCGAGTTCCTTGCCCGCGATGCGCAGCGCGCAATTGGCGCCAACATTGCCTGCGCCTACGACGGTAACTTTCTTACGCATGGAGATTCCCTTCCTGACTAAATAGAAATACGCGGCGATCCGGCGTGGAAAGCGGACGGCCTCATCTGATTGTACCGGCTCAGCGAGCGTATGAGCAGATGGACCCGGCAGGGATAGAATAGATGGTTCATGCAGGTTCCGGAATCAGCCCACGAGTACTTTGGCCGGCAGACCGAGAAGCTCCGCCGCCAGCTCAAGAAGAAACGGATCGTCTTCCCCGAAGGCGAGGACCCGCGCGTCATCGAGGCTGCTTCCCGCCTCTGCCGTGAAGAGCTAGTCATCCCCATCCTGATGGGCCGCCCCAAGGGCAACATCGCCTCGTGTGTTGTCGTCGAGCAGCCGGAGAACAATCCGAAGCTGAAAGATTACGCCGCCATCCTGCACGACCGCCGCAAGTCTCGCGGCATCACCATGGCCGAGTGCGAGAAGATCGCCCTCAACCCCCTGGTCTTTGCCGGACTCATGGTCCACTCCGGTGACGGCGACGGCTTCGTCGGTGGAGCCGCCACAACCACCGCCGACACCTTTCGCGCCGCCCACATGACCATCGGGATGCGCCACGACATCAAAACGGCATCCGGCGTCATGATCGTCTGTACCCATGCAAAGGAGTGCGGCGAGAACGGCGTCATCGCCATGGCCGACCCGGCCCTCATGATCGACCCGTCCCCCACCCAGCTCGCCGACATCGCCATCGCCACGGCCGAAACCACCCGCAATGTCATCGGGGTCGAGCCCATCGTCGCCCTGCTCTCGTTCTCTACCAAGGGCAGCGCCAAGCACCCGCTGGCCGAGAAGGTGAAGGAGGCGCGCCGCATCGTGGAAGCACGCCGGCCCGACCTCCACATCGATGGGGAACTCCAGGCCGACGCGGCGATCGTGCTGAGCGTCGGACAGTCGAAGGCGCCTGGGTCAACGGTAGCCGGCAAGGCGAACACGCTCATCTTTCCGGATGTCGGCTCGGCCAACATCAGTGTCAAGCTGGTAGAGCGCCTGGGTGGCGCGGTCTGCACCGGCCCGCTCTTCCAAGGTTTCCTGAAGCCAGCGAACGACCTCTCGCGCGGCTGCACCGGCGAGGACATTTATCGATTGGGGATTCTCACAGCGCTGCAAGCCGGCGCCTGACCATGCTGCCGTTCCCGCTCATTTATCACGACGGTTACGATCTCAAGTTCGGCGCACATGTCTTTCCCTCTCAGAAGTACCGGCTGATTCGCGCCTCGCTCATCGACGAGTACATCGCAGGACCGGAGGACTTCCTCACGCCCGAGCCCGCCACGGTCGATCAACTGCAGTTGGTACATACACCCGAGTGGATCGCAAAACTGCAGACCGGCAAGCTCACCTATCACGAGATCGTCAAGCTGGAAGTGCCCTACTCCCGCAAGATGGTGGACGCGTTCTTCCTGGCCGCCGGAGGCACACTGCTGGCCGCCCGCCAGTCGCTGCTGCACGGTATCGGGTTCAACATCGGCGGCGGCTTCCATCACGCCTTCGCCGGCCATGGCGAGGGTTTTTGCGCGATCAACGACATGGCCGTGGCCATCCGTGTCCTGCAGCAGGAGCACCTCATCAAAAAAGCCCTGGTGATCGATTGCGACGTCCATCACGGCAACGGCACGGCCGCCGTCTTCGCGCACGACCCCTCGGTCTTCACCATCTCCATCCACCACTTCAACAACTACCCCACCGAGAAGCCTCCCTCCACCGTGGACATCCACCTCGGCGACGGTGTCGGCGATCAGGAGTACCTGGAGAAACTGCGCTCCACCTACGAGACGGCCGTCTGCGGCTTCCGGCCCGACCTGGTGGTCTACGTAGCGGGGTCAGACCCGTACTATGATGACAAGCTGGGTGGGCTCTCCCTCACCAGGGAAGGCTTGTACCTGCGTGACCGCGTGGTATTCGACGCCGCGCTCCGCCAGCATGTGCCGGTGGCCGTCACCCTGGCCGGCGGCTATGCCCGCAAACTGGAAGATACGGTGACGCTCCACATGCGCACGGTGAAAGCCGCGCTGGCGTCTTAC is a genomic window containing:
- a CDS encoding metallopeptidase TldD-related protein, with protein sequence MRSLGFLLRLAAAALSLIIAGAAPPVAKPAGKQPADPLLLDTLAKELKRNFEALKAKADPAPYFISYSVIEDESSTLSASLGAVQSKGSSHRRYLDCSVRVGSPQLDNYHLLEGDRPRFAAASPIPIDDKPDAIARTAWRETDRAWRAAAERYLRVRSSSQVKSGQEKVAPDFSAEEAVTAVQPVASYKFSVDEWTPRLRKISAEFAQYGGVLRSEVNLSTRREIRTFVSTEGSRIQHGRNFYRIFITARAKAYDGTDLITTDSFEADEPAHLPKDDVLLASVRKMSDDLVKLLRAGSADPYVGPAILSGRASGVFFHEIFGHRVEGHRQRDETEGQTFSSSVGKPVLPEFLSVRFDATQHSIDKTDLNGWYAFDDEGTPAQPVQVVEKGILKTFLMSRTPIPGFLKSNGHGRRQPGLEVVSRQSNLFVESTKQVSDAELRKMLIAEVVRQNKPYGLYFEQVTGGYTTTRRAGLQAFTVIPLVVYRVYADGRPDELVRGVDIVGTPLASFAKIVATSNRSEVFNGYCGAESGNVPVSAVSPALLVSEIEIQRKPGGKDLPPLLPRPRTELNQGYTEVMQ
- a CDS encoding phosphate acyltransferase, which translates into the protein MQVPESAHEYFGRQTEKLRRQLKKKRIVFPEGEDPRVIEAASRLCREELVIPILMGRPKGNIASCVVVEQPENNPKLKDYAAILHDRRKSRGITMAECEKIALNPLVFAGLMVHSGDGDGFVGGAATTTADTFRAAHMTIGMRHDIKTASGVMIVCTHAKECGENGVIAMADPALMIDPSPTQLADIAIATAETTRNVIGVEPIVALLSFSTKGSAKHPLAEKVKEARRIVEARRPDLHIDGELQADAAIVLSVGQSKAPGSTVAGKANTLIFPDVGSANISVKLVERLGGAVCTGPLFQGFLKPANDLSRGCTGEDIYRLGILTALQAGA
- a CDS encoding histone deacetylase; translation: MLPFPLIYHDGYDLKFGAHVFPSQKYRLIRASLIDEYIAGPEDFLTPEPATVDQLQLVHTPEWIAKLQTGKLTYHEIVKLEVPYSRKMVDAFFLAAGGTLLAARQSLLHGIGFNIGGGFHHAFAGHGEGFCAINDMAVAIRVLQQEHLIKKALVIDCDVHHGNGTAAVFAHDPSVFTISIHHFNNYPTEKPPSTVDIHLGDGVGDQEYLEKLRSTYETAVCGFRPDLVVYVAGSDPYYDDKLGGLSLTREGLYLRDRVVFDAALRQHVPVAVTLAGGYARKLEDTVTLHMRTVKAALASYQEFGWKSDAD
- a CDS encoding SET domain-containing protein-lysine N-methyltransferase; the encoded protein is MPPAPSKKEPVPQIDQKKACFALEVCPSPIHRWGIYAQERIPKGRKIIEYTGEKINRKETNRRADAPLNYLFTLTSYWTIDGSVGGSGAQYINHCCTPNCYAWIVQGHILYMSAREIQVGEELTIDYRFDHDVAAVPCACGAPDCRGTINLKKEPKPRKKTVKKAAKRVKTTAKKRST
- a CDS encoding aminoglycoside phosphotransferase family protein, whose translation is MDSPQAKDWIAARLALDPACLQMESLGGGVSNHVVLVNGPSIRWVFKQALGQLRVEQEWLCRQDRIFRECQVMRDLAGCLPPGSVPGIRLEDRENYVFAMEAAPADAQPWKAQLLPGEVRLEHAVRAGRLLGAWIGESAKHPEWRSDYGDQTVFGELRVDPYYRTTAARHPELAAHFAALIEECGQRRVSLVHGDFSPKNLLVTDDAMMAIDWEVVHWGDPSFDAAFLTNHLLLKAFHRPAQWRDYSAAAAAFWKTLLATMPPGYDWFEPAAMRHLGCLLLARIDGKSPAEYLTTTTVKENVRTAAARLILTPPATGTDSFERVFS
- a CDS encoding AAA family ATPase, with product MSASSTSHNFGQWKILVICPNLRLSGELTPLLAEHLPFSPVLELKEYPTRTLLSDAMQEHGINLCFVDVESNRDWALALLSDLSMIDAKVPIVALHAGNDSDFILRTLRQGATEFLFQPLTGDHFVSAMERVAAQHRGKGQVNAKVYCVMPAKGACGASTIACNLAHYYRKLGTKKVLLADLDPLTGTISFQLKLKQNYSFMEALTRGGQLDEDIWKGMVQTSGGVDVALAPDQPVHGIDENFNAAAIIEFARSIYEVVILDCNGAYGQWNLTLARLCDELLLVTTNELPALQATQRSLAYLDRNRVDRSKVRILVNRYHKDIGLSRDVIEAALHCDVYHLIPSDYEDVQKALVEGKPIPPSAAVGRSLMALAEKLSGKEVTKAPTKTSSLSSLFSFLRK
- the eno gene encoding phosphopyruvate hydratase codes for the protein MSLTIAGLRALQILDSRGVPTLEVEVRLSNGVSATAQVPSGASTGRYEAVELRDGDPDRYAGKGVTQACRNVENEIAAAVTGLDAGDQASVDRRMIELDGTPSKSRLGANAILGVSCAVARAASQCKGEPLWQTLSCQFGTKPTLPLPMVNILSGGLHAGRQVEFQDFLAVAHGLPTYSESLHAIVSIHRETRKILDDRGFLLTGVADEGGWGPVLPSNEAALAILTQAIERAGFRPVQEVSIAIDAASSHFHDGGRYVLRSEGRTLEVDELIDLYATWADRYPIRSLEDGLDQDDWAGWVRLTQRLGGRMQLIGDDFFTTNAGRLQQGIAQGAANAVLVKMNQIGTLTETFEVLALAAQAGWRAVVSARSGETEDSFLADLACASGAGQIKVGSVTRSSRLSKYNRLLALERDSQLTWTASSPWF
- the mdh gene encoding malate dehydrogenase, coding for MRKKVTVVGAGNVGANCALRIAGKELADVVLVDVVEGVPQGKGLDILESGPVEGYDVMVTGANSYEPTADSDIVIITAGFPRKPGMSRDDLLLANYEIVKSATEQAVKYSPNAILILVTNPLDAMCWVAQQVSKFGRNRVIGMAGVLDTARYRTFIAMELGVSVENITALVLGGHGDTMVPIVRLTTVGGIPITELLPQDRIDALVQRTRDGGAEIVKYLKTGSAYYAPSAAAVEMAESILKDKKKVLPCAAMLEGEYGYNGLYVGVPCKLGSNGIEKVYEVKLEAAEKAQLDKSAAAVKELIDVLKQKAGM
- a CDS encoding response regulator transcription factor, whose amino-acid sequence is MSRRSGPRRPVSEAGIRSQVVAMIHGNHKSCIGLCETQPAMAEGIRALLAGTDDLVCRWAVPNLLVGLQLARQQPVETIVLDRSFGQQAVLSALDELRLLTPGIAIIVWGNSMSEAEALRLLQSGARGLLRKSADLATILSCFHAVTKGATWMEDCVFRDVIRPSQETRNDLTSREQQVLLLVEQGLKNKEIALELGIRPGTVKIHLKHIFEKTGVHGRYGLALSGMRLRGAIPGQTTTEHRRLT